The nucleotide sequence gacggttcatcttccagcaggtcaataaccctaagcacacagccaaggtatcaaaggtgtggcttcaggacaactctgtgaatgtccttgagtggcccagccacagcccagacctgagtttgattgaacatctctggagagatctgaaaatgactggcgctccccatccaacctgatggaacttgagaactgctgcaaagaggaatgagctgcccaaagataggtgcaccaagctggtggcatcatattcaagaagatgtgcggctgtaattactgtcaaaggtgcatcaacaaagtagtgagcaaagactgtgaatacttatgtacatgtgatttccttttctttctttttttcagaaatttgcccaaaaaaactttttcacattgtcattatggggtggtgtgagtagaaatttgaggggagaaactgaatttattccattttggaataaggctgtaacataatgtaatgtgtaaaaagtgaagccgtgtaaacactttctggatgcactgtattgctGAGCGCATTGTTTTTCCTCTCGATTGAATGATGTTAATCTAGTATAGCTGAACCTGTGGCCAGAAACTATTGCTATTTTTGAAAGTCAAGGGGAGAATCATGGTCAACAGAAAATGTGTATTTTTGAGCCAAGGACTTAAAACTGCCACATGCTGACATACAAACAACCTGACAATTAAACTATCCTTTCTAGTGTCCTTTTGCCTATGCAAAAACCTCTCTAGTAATAGAATCCTAACCATTTAACACAAACAGGAAGAAAAATATTAATATGTTGAAGCTACTTTGGTCACATCTACTTCACATCATAACTACTTGTATATCTCACTCCTGTGCTTCTCAGTTTTAGATGTGTACAACATATTGTcttacagataaaaaaaaaaaaattggttttgATTTTGGTAGTTTGTTGTAACATGGAATTTGGATTCTTAGACTTGATCAAAGATGGTACTTGGTTCAAACTTTCAATAACTACAGAATGTCCCTTTGACAACAACACTAGAAGCTTCTTAGAGCAAGAGTTCTCAGTTTGAACTGAGTAGCAGTATTACAACATTTAATGCTTTGAACCTGCACGAAAACCTTCCTTAAACAGAAAATGGACAAAAGTGGATTTTAAGCTTATGATGGCCAAACCTGAACACAGTGACACATTTCAAGGTGAATATGTCTGAAGATGCAGTTCCATTACTTACAGCATGAGGAAACAGGCACAGTGATGGCCAGCACAATCCAAACAAGGTCCATTTTGCTCAAGCAGATAGTCAGGCGGGATGGTGGGGAGTCAACCGTGGGATGTGAGCTGTTTCCATGTGTCCAGGTGTCTTGGGTGGTAGCAGGTACCTGCCTGTTCAAGAAGTTTCCATTGGCTGTGGAGGAGGGCTCTGAAGGATACGACGTGTTCCACTGGGAGTTCTGTTCTTCACCTAAGGTGCCTCTAGAGAACAGACCCCCATTGGTTGTCACATTTCCTGTCCAATTTCCTAAAGGTGCACTCTCTGTGCCATTAACATGATCTAGAAGTGATGACAGGGTGAGACCCTGACCATGATGCTTCTCGGCAGTGGTATCACTGGTTGCAGTGTCGTTGTATGGGACAGTCGTAAGATTGGGCTGGATTGTGAGGCTGAGCTCTGTAACTAGGGATACAATTGATGAAGGTGTGGAAGTAGGAGCCTTTGATGGACTCTCAAAAGGACTTACAGACCTTCCATCCAGATCTATCACCAGCTCCTCAGTAGGAGGCTCCACATTGTGTAGGTGCACCTCCCTCAGGGTGATGGTGTGATGAGCAGCCACATGTGGAGCAACCTGAGCATCCTTCCTGAGTGTCAGACCTAGTGCTAGGTTAGCCTTGCCTGAAGAAGACCTTACTGGAGCATACTCCTGGCTAACATTGGTCAACACCTCCACACTCAACTTCTTAGCCTGAATGTTGTGTGTAACAGTCAGGGGGTCAGCAAGGTGAGGTTCCAGGGTATCTCCTTTATCTGATCCAGAGCTGGACACAAAACCCAGGGGAATTGGGGCCTCTCTGGTAGCAGGTTCCAAATCTATATTTGGGAGAGCTGTGGTGGGTGATTGAAGACTGCTGCTTACCTGGCTAATATGCCCAGTGCTTATGGTATCTGGcttatgcagttcatttaccctGACCAATTTGTGCAAGTAGCCCTGGCTCACAATTTCAGAGCTTGGCTCCTGAGGTTGAATCTTATGACTTGGCTTGGTGCTGCCAATGCTTACAGTCTGTTGAGTGACATAATTTGTGTCATAACTGGAAACAGTTTTGTGAGTCAGTCTGGGAGTTTGGATTGGGTGAAGAAGCCAGGCCAAAGGATGGAGCGCAGCAGTACTCATGAAGAAGTTTGTAGGTTGGGTGCCTCCTTTGGATAACCATTCCCCACTAGTCAAGCCTTCCTGATGCCAGTCCACCGGTGAAGGTTTAAGGGTGACTGCCATGGAGACAGAATCCTGGGACATCTGGTTGAGGTACAGCTCCTGTGCTGATGACACCAGTCCTACTGGCAGTGCTAGGAAGGCTAgaacacctacaaagaatgaggAAGAAAGCTGGTCAGTAAAGGACATAACTGAACTACCACGGTGTAGTGAATCAGAGAATGCCGTAATAAGCAGACACGAAATTTGAGCTCAACTTATGTCTTCTTTAACAATGGTCCCCTCCACACACACTCTATAAAGCTGTTGTATACACACTCTGTTTAGATATACCATACCAAGCCATACTCTTTCCATTCCTTGACAATTTATTTAGATTATGGCTCACCAACCTGCTCCTGGTGATCACCTGTCCTGCATATTTCCCATGTATAcagtacctgctgcaaccagcaTCAATTAATGAAATCTGGTATTTTCTCtcacttgattggctgagcacacctgactcagTTAAATAGCAGTGGGCGGAGCACAGAGAGTTGGAAAACACACAGGCGAGGTGATCTCAAAGAACAAGGTTGGTGGCCACTGACTGAGATGACTCCAAATGCCTATtcagggacttggaaatgttcttgtattCATGGGAATGAGttcttgggtttttgtttttcggTCTGAAACAGAAAGCTCAGGTGTTCTGAAGAATCCGTTTTTATTGTATTCATTAAGCCTCACAGCCTTTAATCGACTCAGCTACTGTATTTGTCACTCAACCGGTTTAAATAGACCGTTCTTTTAAACACATTTTGCATTTGATAATTTCGACTGTGTTTATTCATACATACAAAATGGGCAAGTGGGATAAAAGGAAGACAGGATTTTGAGGAAAATATTATTCAAAGCCTTTTTGGCCATGTTAACTggagagtaaatgtaaataagtGCTTGTTACAAATTGTTTCTGCATCGCAACAAAACCTTTGCTACTTTAACTGCAGTCtattaagtacgaggtctgtccgtaaagtatcgtacctttttatttttttcaaaaactatatggatttcattcatatgtttttacgtcagacatgcttgaaccctcgtgcgcatgcgtgagtttttccatgcctgtcggtgacgtcattcgcctgtgagcacgccttgtggaaggagtggtcccgccccctcgtcggattttcattgtctggaaatggcggaatgaaaaggactttttttccatcagaattttttcagaagctgttagagactggcacctggaaaccattcgaaaaatttatctggctttcagtgaaaattttacgggctttacagagaataaggactttaactacaggtttaaggacccctttaaaggacggtcgatgcgccgcgctgcgagctgcgacgatggggcacaaaccactggatcatttctaagctgatggctctgtggatacgagaccatcgtgtgctctttctctggttatcacaagacctggacatcagccattttctggcagatttcacttttaacaagagattttgtcatggaaagccgcgcggaggcttcgcgcgtcacgaccgattcgctgatgaagcgagacaaaggaacacctccatctcggagtgttagaggacaagttgggacatgtccagctctccacaagttcttttatactcactgggctggtaagcactgaaagccgagatagacgtgtcccaacttgtcctctaacactccgaaacggagaaatctcttgttaaaagtgaaatctgctggaaaatggctgatgtccaggtcttgtgataaccagagaaagagcacacgacggtctcgtatccacagagccatcagcttagaaatgatccagtggtttgtgccgcattgtcgcagctcgcagcgcggcgcaccaaccgtcctttaaaggggtccttaaacctgtagttagagtccttattctctgtgaagcccgtaaaattttcactgaaagccagataaattattcgaatggtttccaggtgccagtctctaacagcttctgaaaaaattctgatggaaaaaaagtccttttcattccgccatttccagacaatgaaaatccgacgagggggcgggaccactccttccacaaggtgtgctcacaggcgaatgacgtcactgacaggcgtggaaaaactcgcgcatgcgcacaagggttcaagcatgtctgacgtaaaaacatatgaatgaaatccatatagtttttgaaaaaaataaaaaggtacgatactttacggacagacctcgtatcctcAAAGacagattattttttaataataaaatcTAATCTCGCTGAAATCACATCAACAGACTCATTGTTCATCTGCTATTTATACATTTCTAATCTTGGGTTTTGAGtagcatcactaatttgcaggacTGATGATATGTTttctccaacccagtctcacggattgttgtgattcaatatacattaatctattggttcgtgatattgtcacgaaaagtgccacactttcatcacggcagcacaaattcattctaatacattctgtgatggctgcatgaaattaaaagtgaagcgggggggggttatggttagggttgggggtaggagtagggttagtaatagtgggttaaaaaaccctgtcctgaaaattttaataatttagtGACAGGATCactaaaaaaaacgtgagactgggctggttttctCATAATCCAAGCCACACgttctatctattctttaatACTGCTTTTAATATCCCATTCTGCTGTATATTTTTGCCCATATTGTGTTCCTCTTCACCCCAGCAAAAATTTAACTTGTTAGTTGATGATGACATGACCAGAGATCACTAAGCCGCTGGTGGGTGACAAACGTAACATAAATACCATAGCTGTTTGTTATTTCCCATAATCatatgggatatatatatatatatgggaatacacattaaaaatgtccttCTAGATTCTCCTGTTTAAGGTATTATAAGAAACACAGTAAATGGGTTAATGAGTCAGTGTCGAAATAACTGTCTTATCAAGCTAAAGCTAATTCAGAATGTGTGACAGAATCATTTTCACTCATTCCCATTAGGAGGCATCTTAATGACAAGCTACTAGCAGGTATGTGTGGAAAATATTGGTCCTATTATGTTACCCAGACAGCAAGAAAGTCAAAGAGGGAAGAATGGACAAGAGTTTATTAATATCCCTTCCTTAATCCCTTACTGACACTTCAATGGCATTAATGTGACACATTAGCTTCCTCCAGGCAATTCTGTGACACCTCTGATGAACAGAACATTAATTAAAACTAAATCATCATCCCCGGAGGTTtgtatgtatttgtttatttactttcaattataCAATGATATGCTGTTGATCTACTTTATTTTAATCTGCTTTCatacaaaaatatttaaaatccTAATGCTCAATAAAAAATATTTGTACTTGCATATGGAAAACACAGCACGGCAAATCTGCAattatttttgtgattagaaaattaaaaagcaaaactgaGATACACGGAGAAGCTGATGGTACAGACGCTGTGCGTCTCTCAAACAGGGGCTCTATTGGTGAGTTGGAGATATTCACACTGTGTTCCAGTTAAACTGTTATATCCTGAAGACACATTAAAGAGTTGCAAAATAGAAAGAAAGCTATCTTAAGACAGTTATATGTTTACAGGTTCTGCCAGTGTTCCCAGGCCCAGGCAAAGTATAGGGGGCCCATATTCCCCCCCAAAAGTCTTTCCAAGGGCCCCCCTGTTGATGAGAGACGACACTGTGGGCACAGATTGTCTGTTGGCTTTCTTGATTTAAAGATCAGATTTCAAGAGTTCGGCAGAAAAACTAATTTGACATTGCAAAAGAAACCAGGAACATAGAATATAAAAGTGCATAGTAAGATATTTATAAGTTCTGTCCAATAGAGCGTTTGGAGAGACAAGCAGGGAGCAGTTAATGCAGCATTATTACAAATAAAATCATCCATGTCACCTGATGCTGTAGCCATTgtttaaatgtggtgtcccttcaGTAACCATGGGAAACAAGCTTCCACTTCCAAGAAATAATAAAACCAGGAAGATGGAGTGATAAGAGAATTTTTAATGTGTATTTAAAAGTGTACAAAGAAACAATATACTTCAAAACGACATAGAATAAAGCAGAAGGAGCCTCATTGCATCTGGTAAGCCAAAATGAACAAAGCCCAATTTTCACTTAAAATTTTCAGACTCAGTTCTTTATGTGGAGCCACCTACAGATTTAAAAGGGTAATAATGGGCAAatgactttttgttttttaacgtGGGAACTTTACAGTTGTATATGATTTGCATTTCTTATTTTAGCAATTTAGTCACATGGTGATAAGAATTATATTTAAGAATGGGCTGAAAatgaataagataagataagataagcttTATTGATCCGACAGCGGGAAAAATcagttgttgcagcagcaagagtcatacagtagtaagaaaagaaaaaatatttacattaaaaaaaaaaggtgactaaagcatattgcaatgtttgctggtgggtgcataaatatgaatatgaacagattatgtgaaaaatataatataagtgagtatatatatgtgtataaataggtatagatatggtaaaattattgcacaggataaatttcatgttgtgcatgtaataaagcacaaaaggtgaagGAAAACgtagttaatagtgcaaaatcagcaggtggttatggtgCTAAAAATATTTTGAGGTATTATATAGTCTGACCGCAGTTAGAATAAATGACCTGCAGAGGCGTTCTCTTTTGCACCAAGGGTGCAGCAATCTATTACCCATTTATCTATTTTTCACTGTCATTGTGGACAGTTGTTACCAAATCTCTGTGCATATGCTTATCAGTTTTATAAATATGAAAAGTCATGGATTTCATATGCATTTTTCATGTGTATCTCAGTGTTTACTTGTGCACCATGTCGCACAGAGAAAATAGGTATAATTTGTCATAATATTTGTGCGTCTGGCTGATGGAGTGAGAGCGTGAGCAGAAGGCGAACACGATCAGAGCCTGACtgcctccacagagacctgcagTGAAGCATCTGGGCGTGAAGAGTGAATTAATGACAGAAATGACACAAATGGAGCTTTATGTGCATTCATCACTGAGTTTGGAAGAACATGAGGACATTGgtggtgaaaaaacaaaagagCAGCAAGGTCAGCATGGATGGGAGAAAAGAAGCAAGAGGTGGAGTAAGAGAGATATGTGCCTGTGTTAGACTGGAAGTGGAAGCAAATTTCACCTGGGGCATGGTTCGACCCCCCCAAATTAAGAGATAAAAACAACAGTGTGGGGGTTTCAAAATATTTCTATATTTGTACCATAATTCTAAATATAAGAATATATTTTCCACATTCATGCCTGGAAGAATCCTGGAACCCCTAAAGTGGACCATATCCACATTCATTAATGCCTATCTACCTGCCTGAGTGTCATAACTGCAATGACTCATTTAGTACTGCATTCCACTGGAAGTCATAAATCACAACTGGGAATGATGTCACACTCCAGACAAATGTGCTCCAGCTTCCACTCAATACAGCAAATCAGAAAATTAGCTGGATGCCTCCAATATGGTGCAGAAGTTACTAGTCTTTTAATTTAATGCTCATTTTGTAGCACAGAGTAGTCACTCAGTGTGGTTAGCAACTTCTTCCAGGTTAGCCAATATTAGCAGCGCCAGTTGATAAACTACACAATAAGCAGTTTTCCCACATGTCAACATATCATAGCAACGTGTCCATAGACAACCGTAAGACAGTAGTGTGGTATTACATggaaaaaataagaaataaaagctAGTTTTCACTACTGTTGATGCTGGGAGCAGCCATCTTGGGTTGTGAACTTGGGATATGTGGGGTTCAAACGAGTTGTAATTCCAACTTCGGGGGGTGTTCCTGAAAGTCATAACTGGGAAATTCATACAAGTCATGTCAAGTCAGGGATCATGCGCTGGGCTTAatcgcatccacaacaccacagaaccaccttcggTCCTGTATAGCAACCACCAACCCACTCAAGCGGTCGGAAATTGTAACCTCTGATTACAAATAGAACGCACCTTAAGTCTACAGCCCAGTGTGTGGCACAAGTGAAACGATACTGTAGTAGGCAAATATAAGCAGCTAGCTGGCTTGTTTAATACACTTTATTTTCTTACCATCATAGATTTAGAATTAGACTATCGAGTGTCTAAAGATGAATGCTTACTTTGTTTAGTTTATAACTTTTGCCTCAAGTTACAATTTAG is from Thalassophryne amazonica chromosome 1, fThaAma1.1, whole genome shotgun sequence and encodes:
- the tmem108 gene encoding uncharacterized protein tmem108 isoform X2; the encoded protein is MKTSLQVLRCQLLSVLAFLALPVGLVSSAQELYLNQMSQDSVSMAVTLKPSPVDWHQEGLTSGEWLSKGGTQPTNFFMSTAALHPLAWLLHPIQTPRLTHKTVSSYDTNYVTQQTVSIGSTKPSHKIQPQEPSSEIVSQGYLHKLVRVNELHKPDTISTGHISQVSSSLQSPTTALPNIDLEPATREAPIPLGFVSSSGSDKGDTLEPHLADPLTVTHNIQAKKLSVEVLTNVSQEYAPVRSSSGKANLALGLTLRKDAQVAPHVAAHHTITLREVHLHNVEPPTEELVIDLDGRSVSPFESPSKAPTSTPSSIVSLVTELSLTIQPNLTTVPYNDTATSDTTAEKHHGQGLTLSSLLDHVNGTESAPLGNWTGNVTTNGGLFSRGTLGEEQNSQWNTSYPSEPSSTANGNFLNRQVPATTQDTWTHGNSSHPTVDSPPSRLTICLSKMDLVWIVLAITVPVSSCSVLLTVCCLRRKKKSAGQENNLSYWNNAITMDYFSRHAVELPREIHTLESEEHDTALPPNGDYSGSSVVLVNPFCQETLFINRDKASAI
- the tmem108 gene encoding uncharacterized protein tmem108 isoform X1 produces the protein MTQDMEYTLLPSRNGVVTVDTARSTLVIGTSFTPDALFDATPVSPIETHRQPLVFRRDLPFKENHEHCRRRTGSHDTMKTSLQVLRCQLLSVLAFLALPVGLVSSAQELYLNQMSQDSVSMAVTLKPSPVDWHQEGLTSGEWLSKGGTQPTNFFMSTAALHPLAWLLHPIQTPRLTHKTVSSYDTNYVTQQTVSIGSTKPSHKIQPQEPSSEIVSQGYLHKLVRVNELHKPDTISTGHISQVSSSLQSPTTALPNIDLEPATREAPIPLGFVSSSGSDKGDTLEPHLADPLTVTHNIQAKKLSVEVLTNVSQEYAPVRSSSGKANLALGLTLRKDAQVAPHVAAHHTITLREVHLHNVEPPTEELVIDLDGRSVSPFESPSKAPTSTPSSIVSLVTELSLTIQPNLTTVPYNDTATSDTTAEKHHGQGLTLSSLLDHVNGTESAPLGNWTGNVTTNGGLFSRGTLGEEQNSQWNTSYPSEPSSTANGNFLNRQVPATTQDTWTHGNSSHPTVDSPPSRLTICLSKMDLVWIVLAITVPVSSCSVLLTVCCLRRKKKSAGQENNLSYWNNAITMDYFSRHAVELPREIHTLESEEHDTALPPNGDYSGSSVVLVNPFCQETLFINRDKASAI